A region of Nocardioides alkalitolerans DNA encodes the following proteins:
- a CDS encoding response regulator transcription factor, whose protein sequence is MASILIVEDESRIASFVAKGLRADGHSVTVVGDGVDGLDHALSGTFDLMVLDIGLPRMDGFEVLDQLRSQGSRMPVIVLTARDSATDTVSALDGGADDYMPKPFRFSELQARVRVRLRNAGTGGGDDQRGSVLSAGGVTLDLRTRRASVGGRTLELSAREFTLAEMFLRNPGQVLSREQLLDTVWGLDFDPSSNVVDVYVGYLRKKFGAGAIGTVRGMGYRFNG, encoded by the coding sequence GTGGCCAGCATCCTGATCGTCGAGGACGAGAGCCGGATCGCGTCCTTCGTCGCCAAGGGCCTCCGCGCCGACGGCCACAGCGTCACCGTCGTCGGCGACGGCGTCGACGGGCTCGACCACGCGCTCAGCGGGACGTTCGACCTCATGGTGCTCGACATCGGGCTCCCCCGCATGGACGGCTTCGAGGTGCTCGACCAGCTGCGCTCCCAGGGCTCGCGCATGCCCGTCATCGTGCTGACGGCCCGCGACTCCGCGACCGACACCGTCTCCGCCCTCGACGGCGGCGCCGACGACTACATGCCGAAGCCGTTCCGGTTCAGCGAGCTGCAGGCCCGCGTGCGGGTGCGGCTCCGCAACGCCGGCACCGGCGGCGGTGACGACCAGCGCGGCTCCGTGCTGAGCGCCGGCGGGGTCACGCTCGACCTCCGCACCCGCCGGGCCTCGGTCGGCGGGCGCACGCTGGAGCTGTCCGCCCGTGAGTTCACCCTCGCCGAGATGTTCCTGCGGAACCCCGGCCAGGTGCTGTCCCGCGAGCAGCTGCTCGACACGGTCTGGGGCCTCGACTTCGACCCGAGCTCGAACGTCGTCGACGTCTACGTGGGCTACCTGCGCAAGAAGTTCGGCGCCGGGGCCATCGGCACCGTGCGCGGCATGGGCTACCGCTTCAACGGCTGA